A single region of the Candidatus Protochlamydia amoebophila UWE25 genome encodes:
- a CDS encoding NTP transferase domain-containing protein, which translates to MKVVILAAGKGSRLDHSEGHDPKALTRLINRQTILEYQLNALKTYISLDQVFIVVGYQKEKIMDIFPELLYVYNPDFEQENTAKSLARALKKIDEDVLWINGDVIFYPSILKTLLDFDQTAMIVNRTKVAEEEVKYRTHKNGQIIEISKTVEFPEGEALGINFYKKRDLNLLKESLNICENQDYFEKAIEKCIKKGQVVQPVLIEINQCAEIDFPEDLVKVNQLLQAWQNF; encoded by the coding sequence ATGAAAGTCGTAATTTTAGCAGCAGGAAAAGGAAGTCGATTAGATCATTCGGAAGGACATGATCCTAAAGCTTTAACTCGTTTAATCAATCGTCAAACAATTTTAGAGTATCAATTAAATGCTTTAAAAACCTATATTTCATTAGATCAAGTTTTCATTGTCGTTGGTTATCAGAAAGAAAAGATCATGGATATTTTTCCTGAACTTCTGTATGTTTATAATCCTGACTTCGAGCAAGAAAACACAGCTAAGAGTCTTGCAAGAGCCCTTAAAAAAATTGATGAAGACGTTTTATGGATAAATGGAGATGTTATTTTTTATCCTTCTATCCTAAAAACTCTTCTGGATTTTGATCAAACAGCCATGATTGTGAATCGTACGAAAGTAGCGGAGGAAGAAGTTAAGTATCGGACTCATAAAAACGGCCAGATTATAGAAATTTCTAAAACAGTTGAATTTCCTGAAGGGGAAGCTCTTGGCATTAATTTTTACAAAAAAAGAGACTTAAATTTGTTAAAAGAGTCTCTAAATATTTGTGAAAATCAAGATTATTTTGAAAAGGCTATTGAGAAATGTATAAAGAAAGGACAAGTTGTTCAACCCGTCTTAATTGAAATCAATCAATGTGCAGAAATAGATTTCCCCGAAGATCTAGTTAAGGTTAATCAACTTTTGCAAGCTTGGCAAAATTTTTAA